AAGAGCGGGCTTAGTTGCCTGCTCTTTTGTTTTATCGATGATTTTACAATAGTTATTATACATGTAAAGTTTTTACATAATCTCAAATTCTTCAGCTTAAAATGGTAATGGATTATCCTCCTGATCATTCTCCGTAAAATCGACCTCCACTTCCTTATCTTCGACTTTTTGCGCCTGCGTGTTTGCTGTATTACCAGCACTTACACCAGCATTCGGTTCAAAATCCGATTTACGACCTAAAAGCGTGAAGGTTTCAGCGACAACCTCTGTAGCATATCGTCTAATACCCTCCTTATCCTCATAAGTACGCGTCCGCAGTCGACCTTCAATATAAACTAACTTCCCCTTTGTTAGATATTTTACAGCCACGTCAGCCAGACCTCGCCACATTACAATATTGTGCCATTCGGTTTGTTCTACTCTTTTCCCGTCTTTGTTATACGTTTCTGATGTTGCCAATGGAAAACTGGCGACAGAGACATTACCTTCTAAATAGCGAATTTCGGGATCTTTTCCAAGATGTCCCACTAAAATGACTTTGTTAACTCCTGACATAATTTAAAAGCATAAATGGTTAAAAATTTGACCTTTCCAAAAAGGTAAAGATCAACTTGTGTTTAGCTAATTTATCTAAATCTTTTAGAAATACATAATCCCAATTGGATTTTTTTTGAATTAGATCGCCTTTTAACCGCACCTCAAAAAATGTCGCGTAGATATTCTGATGACTCAGGATATGTTTTGTCTGCTGCTGTAAAACATAAAGTTGTGCATCGGGGCCGAAACAGGAAATAAACCACTCATCGCTAAGAACATCCGGAATAGACAAGCTGTAGTTAGACTCCAAAAGCGGAAACTCATATAGGTTCTGCCAAACGTCACTTGCACCGCGTTTGGACATCAGTATCCGATCGTTGTCCTTCAAGATAAAATAATTAAAGTATCTATCTTTACTTGCCTTGGCTTTAAGCTTTACAGGCAACTGCTCTACCTGCCCCTGACTCAGCGCATAACAGGAAGGACGAAACATACAGAATTCACATAAAGGCAGCTTGGGCTTACAATGGGTAGCCCCAAAATCCATAATTGCCTGATTATACAATGTCGGGTGTTTACGATCAAGATTTTCTTTAGCGATAGCTGTAAAAATCTTCTTTCCTTCTGTAGAATTGATAGGTGTTTCTATGCCATAGTATCGCGCTAGTACACGAAACACATTTCCATCCAATACCGCCTGGGCTTCATCGTTCGCAAAAGAAGATATCGCCGCAGCAGTATACTCACCTATTCCCGGAAGCGTTATTAATGTTTGATAA
The DNA window shown above is from Sphingobacterium thalpophilum and carries:
- a CDS encoding single-stranded DNA-binding protein codes for the protein MSGVNKVILVGHLGKDPEIRYLEGNVSVASFPLATSETYNKDGKRVEQTEWHNIVMWRGLADVAVKYLTKGKLVYIEGRLRTRTYEDKEGIRRYATEVVAETFTLLGRKSDFEPNAGVSAGNTANTQAQKVEDKEVEVDFTENDQEDNPLPF
- the mutY gene encoding A/G-specific adenine glycosylase; amino-acid sequence: MKFGEELQAWYRQHKRDLPWRETKDAYKIWLSEIILQQTRVEQGLPYYVRFVERFKNVVEFANAEEDDILHLWQGLGYYSRGRNMHKAARIVRDQYQGVFPVDYQTLITLPGIGEYTAAAISSFANDEAQAVLDGNVFRVLARYYGIETPINSTEGKKIFTAIAKENLDRKHPTLYNQAIMDFGATHCKPKLPLCEFCMFRPSCYALSQGQVEQLPVKLKAKASKDRYFNYFILKDNDRILMSKRGASDVWQNLYEFPLLESNYSLSIPDVLSDEWFISCFGPDAQLYVLQQQTKHILSHQNIYATFFEVRLKGDLIQKKSNWDYVFLKDLDKLAKHKLIFTFLERSNF